A DNA window from Halorubrum sp. DM2 contains the following coding sequences:
- a CDS encoding DUF192 domain-containing protein, which produces MNRRLIGVAGVLACVVLVGVAVAATNPTLLIAGYDTATVGAVDGDTGESLATVDARVADGVVKQYVGLSATPDLSEGEGMLFVHGEEAERAYVMRDMAFPIDIVFADANGTVTRIHEAEPEPRPYTRYEGTGRYVLEVPRGWSDRHGVDPGDRLVIDRA; this is translated from the coding sequence GTGAACCGCCGCCTCATCGGGGTCGCAGGCGTCCTCGCGTGCGTCGTCCTCGTCGGCGTCGCCGTCGCCGCGACGAACCCGACGCTCCTGATCGCCGGCTACGACACCGCCACGGTCGGGGCCGTCGACGGTGACACCGGCGAGTCGCTCGCGACCGTCGACGCCCGCGTCGCCGACGGCGTCGTGAAGCAGTACGTCGGGCTCTCCGCGACCCCGGACCTCTCCGAAGGCGAGGGGATGCTGTTCGTCCACGGCGAGGAGGCGGAGCGCGCCTACGTGATGCGCGACATGGCCTTCCCGATCGACATCGTCTTCGCGGACGCGAACGGGACCGTCACGCGGATCCACGAGGCCGAACCCGAGCCGCGGCCGTACACGCGCTACGAGGGGACCGGCCGCTACGTCCTCGAAGTGCCGCGCGGGTGGAGCGACCGTCACGGCGTCGACCCGGGCGATCGGCTGGTGATCGACCGGGCGTGA
- the ugpC gene encoding sn-glycerol-3-phosphate ABC transporter ATP-binding protein UgpC, protein MGTLELDGVTKVFPDGDGEIVAVDDVDIEMRDGEFLVVVGPSGCGKSTTLRMVAGLETISSGDIRLAGKIINDVKPQHRDIAMVFQSYALYPHMTVRENMAFGLEESTDLSDGEIDERVTDATETMGIAELLDRKPSDLSGGQRQRVALGRAIVRDPEVFLMDEPLSNLDAKLRSEMRTELQRLQDDLDVTTMYVTHDQTEAMTMGDRIAILDAGELQQVATPLECYHEPANQFVAGFIGDPSMNFFDVQRDGETLVSPLFDYPLSESTLDDIGDVTDLTLGVRPEDISLAGDAEGEHTFSTVVDVVEPMGDENTVYLRFEDAPEDQTFIATVDGLQQVAAGDEITIEIPEETIHLFDGNSGEAVHNREIDD, encoded by the coding sequence ATGGGAACGCTCGAACTCGACGGCGTGACTAAGGTGTTCCCCGACGGCGACGGTGAGATCGTCGCCGTCGACGACGTCGACATCGAGATGCGCGACGGCGAGTTCCTCGTCGTCGTCGGTCCCTCGGGCTGTGGCAAGTCGACGACGCTCCGGATGGTGGCGGGGTTAGAGACGATCTCCAGCGGGGATATCCGGCTCGCCGGCAAGATCATCAACGACGTGAAGCCGCAACACCGGGACATCGCGATGGTGTTCCAGTCGTACGCGCTGTACCCCCACATGACGGTTCGGGAGAACATGGCGTTCGGCTTAGAAGAGTCGACGGACCTCTCCGACGGCGAGATCGACGAGCGCGTCACCGACGCCACGGAGACGATGGGCATCGCCGAACTGTTAGACCGGAAGCCGTCCGACCTCTCCGGCGGACAGCGCCAGCGGGTCGCGCTCGGGCGGGCGATCGTCCGCGACCCGGAGGTGTTCCTGATGGACGAGCCGCTCAGCAACCTCGACGCGAAGCTCCGGTCGGAGATGCGGACGGAGCTCCAGCGGCTTCAGGACGACCTCGACGTGACGACGATGTACGTCACGCACGACCAGACGGAGGCGATGACGATGGGCGACCGGATCGCGATCCTAGACGCCGGCGAACTCCAGCAGGTGGCGACCCCGCTGGAGTGTTACCACGAGCCGGCGAACCAGTTCGTCGCCGGGTTCATCGGGGACCCGTCGATGAACTTCTTCGACGTTCAGCGGGACGGCGAGACGCTCGTCAGCCCCCTGTTCGACTACCCGCTCTCGGAGTCGACGCTCGACGACATCGGCGACGTGACCGACCTCACCCTCGGGGTCCGCCCCGAGGACATCTCGCTTGCCGGCGACGCCGAGGGCGAGCACACGTTCTCGACGGTCGTCGACGTCGTCGAACCGATGGGCGACGAGAACACCGTGTACCTCCGGTTCGAGGACGCGCCGGAGGACCAGACGTTCATCGCCACCGTCGACGGTCTCCAGCAGGTCGCGGCCGGCGACGAGATCACGATCGAGATCCCGGAAGAGACGATCCACCTCTTCGACGGGAACTCCGGCGAAGCGGTCCACAACCGAGAGATAGACGACTAA
- a CDS encoding ABC transporter ATP-binding protein, translating into MTAIELRGVRKEFADVTAVRDLDLTVDDGEVYGFLGPNGAGKSTTIDMLLDLVRPTAGTVRVLGADVATDGVEIRRKTGVLPDGFSVYDRLSGRRHVEFAVESKEVDDDPDALLDRVGLAGDGDRPAGEYSKGMRQRLALAMALVGDPDLLILDEPSSGLDPAGAKEMREIVRTEADRGATVFFSSHLLEQVDAVCDRVGILRDGELVAEDSVEGLREAVGGEETLEVAAAGADDEAVAAVRAVAGVSGVTRDGDELVVNCASDAKTDVIAALEDAGVAVADFHTREASLEDLFLAYTEGDAAERDTDASDSTRPDDETAAEEVDS; encoded by the coding sequence ATGACCGCGATCGAACTGCGCGGCGTTCGGAAGGAGTTCGCCGACGTCACGGCCGTTCGCGACCTCGATCTCACCGTCGACGACGGTGAGGTGTACGGGTTCCTCGGGCCGAACGGCGCGGGCAAGTCGACGACGATCGACATGCTCCTCGACCTCGTGCGCCCGACCGCGGGAACGGTCCGCGTCCTCGGCGCGGACGTCGCGACGGACGGGGTCGAGATCCGTCGGAAGACGGGCGTGCTCCCGGACGGCTTCTCTGTGTACGACCGCCTCTCCGGCCGGCGACACGTCGAGTTCGCCGTCGAGTCGAAGGAAGTGGACGACGACCCGGACGCGCTGCTCGACCGGGTGGGTCTCGCCGGCGACGGCGACCGACCGGCCGGGGAGTACTCGAAGGGGATGCGCCAGCGGCTCGCCCTGGCGATGGCACTCGTCGGCGACCCCGACCTGCTGATCCTCGACGAGCCCTCCTCCGGTCTCGACCCGGCCGGCGCGAAGGAGATGCGCGAGATCGTTCGCACCGAGGCCGACCGCGGCGCGACCGTCTTCTTCTCCTCGCACCTCCTCGAACAGGTCGACGCCGTCTGCGACCGGGTCGGAATCCTGCGCGACGGCGAACTGGTCGCCGAGGACTCCGTCGAGGGACTGCGCGAGGCGGTCGGCGGCGAGGAGACGCTCGAAGTCGCGGCCGCGGGCGCGGACGATGAGGCGGTCGCGGCGGTCCGCGCGGTCGCCGGCGTCTCCGGCGTCACCCGCGACGGCGACGAACTGGTGGTGAACTGCGCCAGCGACGCGAAGACCGACGTGATCGCCGCCCTCGAAGACGCGGGCGTCGCGGTCGCCGACTTCCACACCCGAGAGGCGTCCTTAGAGGACCTCTTCCTGGCGTACACGGAGGGAGACGCTGCGGAGCGCGACACCGACGCCTCCGACTCGACTCGGCCTGACGACGAGACCGCGGCCGAGGAGGTGGACTCATGA
- a CDS encoding ABC transporter permease subunit — MSLPAVARKDLRETVQSRGMIALIALFSLLVSVLAFIVRPTGQNEQFATEALLSFFVGPVLVTYLVPLVGVVVGYGAVSGERESGSLKLLLSLPHSRADVVFGKVVGRGAALALAVFAGFLLPAAVLIVVPVTFNAGAFLGYTVFAAALGVVFVSISVGCSAASSTQLRALIGSIGVYVLFVLLWSVLTGRLVGAVPGSVINALPLSATQIRVFLQVSNPTSAVEVLSNAFLGGQLFSGQQANRQLSAAAMLVFWTVAPPLAGLLKFDADDL, encoded by the coding sequence ATGAGCCTCCCCGCCGTCGCCCGCAAAGACCTTCGGGAGACGGTTCAGTCGCGCGGGATGATCGCGCTCATCGCGCTGTTCTCGCTGCTCGTCTCGGTGCTCGCGTTCATCGTTCGTCCCACGGGACAGAACGAGCAGTTCGCCACGGAGGCGCTGTTGAGTTTCTTCGTCGGCCCGGTCCTCGTGACGTACCTCGTCCCGCTGGTCGGCGTCGTCGTCGGCTACGGCGCAGTCAGCGGCGAGCGCGAGTCGGGGTCGCTGAAACTGCTCCTGTCGCTCCCGCACTCGCGGGCCGACGTGGTGTTCGGGAAGGTCGTCGGTCGCGGGGCGGCGCTCGCGCTCGCGGTGTTCGCCGGCTTCCTGCTGCCGGCGGCCGTGCTGATCGTCGTGCCGGTCACGTTCAACGCCGGCGCGTTCCTCGGGTACACCGTGTTCGCGGCCGCGCTCGGCGTCGTGTTCGTCTCCATCTCGGTCGGCTGTTCGGCCGCCTCGTCGACCCAGTTGCGCGCGCTCATCGGTAGCATCGGCGTCTACGTGCTGTTCGTCCTCCTGTGGAGCGTGCTCACCGGCCGGCTCGTCGGAGCCGTCCCCGGTTCCGTCATCAACGCGCTCCCGCTGTCGGCGACGCAGATACGCGTGTTCCTTCAGGTCTCGAACCCCACGAGCGCGGTCGAGGTGCTGTCGAACGCGTTCCTCGGCGGACAGCTGTTCAGCGGCCAGCAGGCGAACCGGCAGCTCTCGGCGGCCGCGATGCTGGTCTTCTGGACCGTCGCCCCGCCGCTCGCCGGACTCCTGAAGTTCGACGCGGACGACCTCTGA
- a CDS encoding SHOCT domain-containing protein yields the protein MTGLARRIAWNLRHRWRRVFALCVVGSGVAAPILSGLWWTLPLVWFFGLVIALPVLHTLVKPIPDDDADDSENATGDPALDALRERYANGEIDEREFERKLDRLLETEDAETVDPGDGDVADRVREGLRREVERIRE from the coding sequence ATGACCGGACTCGCTCGCCGGATCGCGTGGAACCTCCGCCACCGCTGGCGGCGGGTGTTCGCCCTCTGTGTCGTCGGTTCCGGCGTCGCCGCCCCGATCCTCTCCGGCCTCTGGTGGACCCTCCCACTCGTGTGGTTCTTCGGCCTCGTCATCGCGCTCCCGGTCCTCCACACGCTGGTGAAGCCGATCCCGGACGACGACGCGGACGACTCCGAGAACGCCACCGGCGACCCCGCGCTCGACGCCCTCCGCGAGCGGTACGCCAACGGCGAGATCGACGAGCGCGAGTTCGAGCGGAAACTCGACCGCCTGCTGGAGACCGAGGACGCCGAGACGGTCGATCCGGGGGACGGCGACGTCGCTGACAGGGTGCGTGAGGGGCTTCGCCGCGAAGTGGAACGGATACGCGAGTGA